A region of the Brienomyrus brachyistius isolate T26 chromosome 10, BBRACH_0.4, whole genome shotgun sequence genome:
TATGACTGCTGAGACTCTCAACTTCGGCCCAGAATGgtaacaccaccaccaccaccactactCCATTATTTGCAAGTGGCCAAGGAGGGTTCAGTGCTGTCTGTCGCATTGCTGATAGCCTGCGACGCATCTGGCCCCCCGGTCAAACCCTGGCTTATCGCCGCCCCCAAGGGTGCCGTTGTCTAGTTTCGGTGTATGTTTTCTGGCAGTTCGgcatgtttttttccctccagtacCTGATGGAATGTAACTCTGGACTGTCAGTAGATGTTTGTCATCCTGCATAAGCCCAgcacaagccccccccctcccccaccccagggATATGTTTAATGGCAGACCTGAACGTAGTCCTTAGCATTTCCTGCTTTGCTTTTGTGCATTCTGGGACTTAGGTGGATTTAGGGTGAGATACTGGAGCTTAGCCAGGCTGCTAATGCTGCCCTCCCCGCCATCTCTCTCAGGCTCCGTGCACTGTCCAGTGGTGGAAGTGTGGcgtcccctcccccttccccagcCATGCCAAAGTACAAGCTGGCCGAGTACCGCTACGGCCGGGAGGAGATGCTAGCACTTTATATCAAAGACAACAAGGTGAGCACACAAGCGGCCTGCCCGGCTGCCCTTTGGAGATGCTGATCCCCGTTTATGGAGTTCAGCTTACCCATGAATGTGTGTCGTAGGTTCCAGAAGACATGCAGGATAAGGAGTTTTCAGCTATTCTGCAGGATGAGCCCCTCGAGCCTTTGGCCCTGGTTCCGCTGACGGAGGAGGAGCAGGTGAGTCCTTGGGCTTGGGCTGCACACGCCTGTTCCTCTCAGTGCTGCTTGCAGACACACTGCCATTCGAAGGCACTTTGAGAGTAAGCTGCTTGCATGTCGACTGTTGACAGCTGTCGCTGATAATCCTCCAGGGTATAGGCTCAGAGAAGggggtcacatgacacatgTTCTGTGACCGTGTAAAGAGATGCTCCATGAACAGCAGCAGCATCTCCCTCACTGCCTTGTTTGTGTATCATGTGTGTAAAATTGCTTTTCTTTGCATCCTTTTCTTTTAGGTAGAAAATTTATCAACAAATTAGCCCCTTATTGAGCAGTGGCCTGAGTGCCAAGTGGTGGATGTGCTTTTTGGTTAGAGACTGAATGAGTTATTTTGTCCTTTTTTAATGGCTTTGAGGAGCTTGTTGCCTAGCTGCAGGAAATTTCATTTTAACAAATCCTATTTTTTTCTGCAGAATGGGTTAGTTGCCCCCTTTTTTGCTAtaggcatgtgtatgtgtgttttaccTGTACACATGTATGTGACTGGTGGTCCATCCCTTCCAGAGGAACTTCTCCATGTCTGTGAATAGCGTGGCCGTGCTGAGGCTCATGGGAAAAGGAGGTGGGGCTATCCCGGCTGGTGCAACTAGGGGCAGGGGTAGCACAAGAGGCGGCAGAGGTGAGAACAGGGTTGAAGGGTGAAAAGGGGGAGACTCGCTCCCAATTCAAAGGCGGCACATCAGATTCAATGAGGATGTGAAGCTGTGTGATGGCGAGCGAGTTTGTGTCTGGATCCACAGGCCGTGGGAGGGGAGACAGTGGATTCTACCAAAGAAGTATTGAGGATGCAGAGGGGGGCTTTGGCCGGAGCGTAAGAGAGATCCATCGTAGCCAGAGCTGGGATGATCGGTAAGGCGCGCCCCAATctccctattttttttttttaaatgtattgacCCAGATAGAATTTTGCATCACTTGGACCATGAAATGACCTCTGTGGGGTAATATGAAGGTGGGGAAAAAGTAAAATTTCAATGCCATTCACAGAATCCAGACATTGAATTGCGCTGTTTTCAAGAGTTATGTAGAAACTCACAAATTGTACTGTATTGGGATGAGGACAAAAGCAAATGTAACATTCCTTCCTTAGGCTGTATGAATGTTCCTAAAGATACCCCATGTATTATCCGCCTCTGACCACAGGGGCGAGCGCCGTTTTGAGAAGCCCCCCAGGCGGGACGGGGTGCGTGTGGCCTTCGACGAGACGGGTGCCGGGGCGCGAAAGGACCACGCCCGTGCTGATAGCGAGAACTGGCGCACCCTGAGGgaagagcaggaggaggaggagatgacCTGTGAGCCGACGGGCAGCTGGAGAGTGGCAGGCACCCGCAGAGATGGTAAGATGGCAACTCCCGGCTGCTGATCTTAGATCAGTCACCCCACTAAATATGGTTTCAGAAATGGCcagtctgattggctgattccAGGTCTCCCATGCTTTTCCAGACAGCCAGGCTGTATTACTCTGGTTTAGTGGTGAAATGTGCTGGATAGTGCTGAATTAGGGTACTCGTGCTGTTGTTCTCTCTGGGCCTAGCTGATGCATTGTGGGCATGAAGCTGCATCAAATATACCCACAAATGAAGCACCTTGTACAGTTACTTGTACAGTGTTTGGTTAATTGTATTCCCCAGGAAAATATGTGGTTTTAGGACCCGTCCACTGCCAACATTTTGGTTAGcacgataactcaaaaagtattagaTTTTTTTCATACTTTGCAGAGGCATTGTCTATGTCACAGACTGGAATTGTTTAAATTTAGAAACCAGTATCAAAACTGAAACAGCATCACAGCATGATGACAGAGAGGGGCAGTTTTATCCCCTTAGTGTTATAACTCAAAAAATATTTGAAgggtctttttcaaactttctaGTCCCATTGCTTGGTTGAGGAACTGGAACTATTCAAATTTCGCGCCCCAAAATTGATGCAACACCGCTTAGTGACACCAAGGGTTAAAGAAGTCGACATTTAACATTGTGAATGTGATAAGCCAAAAGatatttgatggatcttattgctgtttcacaaaaacatatatttatatgaatGAAGAGCTATAcctgatttcattttcacacattTCCTCAGAATGTGTAGGGTAGACTTGGGCATAATTAGGGTAATATTTTCTTTGTACTGCTGTATATTCGTTAAAACAAATGAGTTTCCAGTCAGCCTGCACTTCCCATATGATGACCATGGCTGTGTTGTCTATCTTCCCTCTCACAGATGGGGGGCCTCGCTCTGCGGGCTGGCGGGAGCATGCCGGACCCGGGGAGGGGCGCCGGCGCAAGTTCGAGTTCGACTTCCGGGAGCACTCTGAAGGGGGGCGCCGGCGTGCAGGCAGTGAGGGCCTGGAAGATGAGCGAGACGGGCTGCCGGAATGGTGCACAGATGAGGAGGACGGAGAGATGGGTACCTTCGACTCCTCTGGAGCATTCCTGTCCATCAAGGTAGtgtttctgtctgtgtttgtgtattaCACATAGTGGCAGTGGTGGCCAATTGTTGAGGGATGTGCACTTGTAAtcagaagattgctggttcaaatccccgaccagttatgtaccactgaggtaccctgtgCAAGAAAACGGCCCTGAGAAACTAAAACGGCCAAAAGTCTTGGTTACTCTTGGTTTAGATTAGGGTTGGGTTTTGGTTGTCATAGTTAAAATTAAGGTCATACCCATAGATATGAAAGCCAAGTCCCCATGTTTGTAGGAATATGTAACCCGGGTGTACCTGTCTGCGGTGTCTCTGCCTCTTTCTGcccctctgtgtttgtgtccgtgTCTGTCTTTTTCTGTGAGATGTTTCTGTGCTTTTGTATATTTCTGGGttctttctgtttgtttttgcctttCACATTTGCTCTGTCCCCCTCCAAATGCGTAACGCAGAAGGGCTCCTCGGACCCCATCCCTGAAGAGAAGGAGCTGGAGTTCCAGGGCttagaggaagaggatgaatgCAGCCTGATGCGGCCCAGGAAAGACAGCGGTGGGGATGCAGGTGAGCCTCTCGGTGCTCCCTGCCATGGTGATCGCCATGGTGACGGCTTCCGTGACTTTCTAACTTTGTCTGGCCAAGTGGTTGCCAGGTTATTCCCCCAGATTACAGTGAGTGGTCTTGTTACTCCAGAGCTCTTTGCTCCTCATTTCCTGTCCTCCTCTAGTTGAAGAGAAAGAGGTGCCCATCAGCTGTGATGGAGAGGCCAAGTCAGCTGTTCCTCCTTCCCCGCCTTCCGTCTCCGCCCCTGCCTCCTCAGTGTTGGAGCCCCAGCCCCACCCACCAGAGCTGGAGCCCCCGCAGGTGTCCCAGCCCCCCAGTGCCCCACAGCCCGCCAAGGCCAGCAAATTGCCAAGTGAAGGTAGCTGCCACCCCTGCATCGCGTATCACCTTGGATTGGTTCTGTGTAGTGGGTAGCAAGACAGTGCGGGCCCAGCTTGACCCAGCCCACATTGCTCTCTGTAAGCGTAGAGCTGTGCTCCTCTGGGCACTGTGGGTCTGTGCAGCATGGACAAGCCGCTGCTATTCTCACCTTTGGGTGTAGCTGTACAGTAATGGACACAAGCTATTTAAGTATCATGAAAAAAGTCTGTCATTGGCTAAGTTACCATTTTACGGATGGTTTGCATTCATTTTACGCAGAAGCTCCTAACATTTCCTGCTTTACTATTACTATCCTAAACTGAAGGCAATAATTCTATCAGGCATAAATGTGGCTGTAAATGTTTTTGTGCAGATGGTGTCACCACAGGGGGCGGCGTTCAAATGAGCCCTGGCTCTTCCTCCAGCCTGCCTTCATCCCCTCCCTCCTCTGCTGCTACAGACCTcccgccaccagggggcgacacCGAGGATGATGAGGGCATGAAGCACCTGCAACAGGTTTGGCTCCTCTATGGCTCTGTCCAGTGTGAGGTGATGATGCTAGCAGGCGTGTTTTCACCTGGATCTGTTTGTGCGCGCCGTACTGCAGGAGGCAGAGAAGATGGTGGCATCCCTGCAGGACGAGGAGAGCTTCAGCCAGACCCTGCAGGAGAGATGCAACACTGCAGCCGCCCTGCCGCTCTCACACGAGGCAGCCATGAAGTGGTTCTACAAGGACCCACAGGGAGAGATCCAGGGTACTCAGAGACAGGCacccatacacatacacaccacaTATTCTTGTCTTTgttgggactctccattcatttctatgggaaagacCCTAATTCCAACAATGAccatcttaacccccaccctgccctaactttaaccatgagtaaccaaacaaaatgcaaatcgTTTGACTCTTGTAGTTTTTAGTCTGTAAcggattttttataaaattgcggttatccttatggggaccgaaaAAATGCCCCCACAACGATAACTTTTGGGGAagtctggtccccacaatgcaatacaaacacacaggttCATATCTGATGCTGCACACTGTGCAGCCCCCTGCCCCCATCCCTCCAGTGGGTTAATTGCCCCCCCCCGGTGTCCCCCCCCAGGTCCCTTTACCCCCCAGGAGATGTCGGAGTGGTTCCAGGTGGGCTACTTCAGCATGACGCTGCTGGTGAAGCGGGGCTGCGACGAGGGCTTTCAGCCCCTGGGTGACGTCATCAAGATGTGGGGGCGTGTGCCTTTCGCCCCTGggccctccccgccccccctgcTGGTGAGACAGCCCCTGCGCCCCGGTCCATCTCGGGGGCCTGCTGTGAGTGACAGCGTgcgtggggggggatgggaaaTGGTGGTGCCACATTAATATTCTGCATGTAACAGTTTTCAGCATGGCTCTTAATGTGATACAATCCCCATTGCTCTGCAACTGacagtatgcatgtgtgtgtctgtgtgtgtgtctgtgtgtgcccgtgcccgtgtgtgtgtctgtgtgtgcccgtgcccgtgtgtgtgtctgtgtgtgcccgtgcccgtgtgtgtgtctgtgtgtgtgtctgtgtgtgcccgtgcccgtgtgtgtctgtctgtgtgtctgtctgtgtgtgtgtgtgtgtgtgtctgtgtctgtccgtGTGTCGCCATGCAGGGCAACATGGACCAGGAGAGACTGAAGAAGCAGCAGGAGTTGGCGGCAGCGGCTGCTCTCTTCCAGCAGCtccagcagcaacagcagctcTTCCAGCTCATCAACAGGTAGGTGTTCTGTGGGCGACATGCCCCTGGGGGTGGTGGCCATGCTGTGTGCagcgcgagggggggggggggtcatttacTTGGTCATTTACATT
Encoded here:
- the gigyf1a gene encoding GRB10-interacting GYF protein 1 isoform X1 codes for the protein MTAETLNFGPEWLRALSSGGSVASPPPSPAMPKYKLAEYRYGREEMLALYIKDNKVPEDMQDKEFSAILQDEPLEPLALVPLTEEEQRNFSMSVNSVAVLRLMGKGGGAIPAGATRGRGSTRGGRGRGRGDSGFYQRSIEDAEGGFGRSVREIHRSQSWDDRGERRFEKPPRRDGVRVAFDETGAGARKDHARADSENWRTLREEQEEEEMTCEPTGSWRVAGTRRDDGGPRSAGWREHAGPGEGRRRKFEFDFREHSEGGRRRAGSEGLEDERDGLPEWCTDEEDGEMGTFDSSGAFLSIKKGSSDPIPEEKELEFQGLEEEDECSLMRPRKDSGGDAVEEKEVPISCDGEAKSAVPPSPPSVSAPASSVLEPQPHPPELEPPQVSQPPSAPQPAKASKLPSEDGVTTGGGVQMSPGSSSSLPSSPPSSAATDLPPPGGDTEDDEGMKHLQQEAEKMVASLQDEESFSQTLQERCNTAAALPLSHEAAMKWFYKDPQGEIQGPFTPQEMSEWFQVGYFSMTLLVKRGCDEGFQPLGDVIKMWGRVPFAPGPSPPPLLVRQPLRPGPSRGPAGNMDQERLKKQQELAAAAALFQQLQQQQQLFQLINRCGDQGMMPSMSRSMSVPDTGSMWDMHTSASQQSGGEASLWDLTMNSSTQGPTLEQLQKLQQERRDAELRAKREEEERKRREEKRRQQEEQKRREEEELYRRKQQCRQQQELILKLLQQTQQQASQVGSGWSGGPAVPLTKPGKTLSVLELQQEAERQLLKQQRAQQQQRERHGGMALGNPGVSALGGQWSEGPGGLWASGGMEAKPSGSGLGLWDEAVKSQASLRNMGLKTSRSSPSLSEPYLLNRRKRTEEEDKLLKLLQGMKPQDGFTTWCEQMLHALNTSANNTSSSFDVATIVAYLKEVESPYDVLDFIRSYLGDTVEAKEFAKQFLERRAKQKANHQRQQQQLSKEVAGLTMNFPIQDSMRGVNPTLQSMFQAAHMGKGSVYDGQGSKMKKKQSMMLHSDPSILGYSFHSAGDRLSLSEMEMVEEY
- the gigyf1a gene encoding GRB10-interacting GYF protein 1 isoform X2: MTAETLNFGPEWLRALSSGGSVASPPPSPAMPKYKLAEYRYGREEMLALYIKDNKVPEDMQDKEFSAILQDEPLEPLALVPLTEEEQRNFSMSVNSVAVLRLMGKGGGAIPAGATRGRGSTRGGRGRGRGDSGFYQRSIEDAEGGFGRSVREIHRSQSWDDRGERRFEKPPRRDGVRVAFDETGAGARKDHARADSENWRTLREEQEEEEMTCEPTGSWRVAGTRRDDGGPRSAGWREHAGPGEGRRRKFEFDFREHSEGGRRRAGSEGLEDERDGLPEWCTDEEDGEMGTFDSSGAFLSIKKGSSDPIPEEKELEFQGLEEEDECSLMRPRKDSGGDAVEEKEVPISCDGEAKSAVPPSPPSVSAPASSVLEPQPHPPELEPPQVSQPPSAPQPAKASKLPSEDGVTTGGGVQMSPGSSSSLPSSPPSSAATDLPPPGGDTEDDEGMKHLQQEAEKMVASLQDEESFSQTLQERCNTAAALPLSHEAAMKWFYKDPQGEIQGPFTPQEMSEWFQVGYFSMTLLVKRGCDEGFQPLGDVIKMWGRVPFAPGPSPPPLLVRQPLRPGPSRGPAGNMDQERLKKQQELAAAAALFQQLQQQQQLFQLINRCGDQGMMPSMSRSMSVPDTGSMWDMHTSASQQSGGEASLWDLTMNSSTQGPTLEQLQKLQQERRDAELRAKREEEERKRREEKRRQQEEQKRREEEELYRRKQCRQQQELILKLLQQTQQQASQVGSGWSGGPAVPLTKPGKTLSVLELQQEAERQLLKQQRAQQQQRERHGGMALGNPGVSALGGQWSEGPGGLWASGGMEAKPSGSGLGLWDEAVKSQASLRNMGLKTSRSSPSLSEPYLLNRRKRTEEEDKLLKLLQGMKPQDGFTTWCEQMLHALNTSANNTSSSFDVATIVAYLKEVESPYDVLDFIRSYLGDTVEAKEFAKQFLERRAKQKANHQRQQQQLSKEVAGLTMNFPIQDSMRGVNPTLQSMFQAAHMGKGSVYDGQGSKMKKKQSMMLHSDPSILGYSFHSAGDRLSLSEMEMVEEY
- the gigyf1a gene encoding GRB10-interacting GYF protein 1 isoform X3; protein product: MTAETLNFGPEWLRALSSGGSVASPPPSPAMPKYKLAEYRYGREEMLALYIKDNKVPEDMQDKEFSAILQDEPLEPLALVPLTEEEQRNFSMSVNSVAVLRLMGKGGGAIPAGATRGRGSTRGGRGRGRGDSGFYQRSIEDAEGGFGRSVREIHRSQSWDDRGERRFEKPPRRDGVRVAFDETGAGARKDHARADSENWRTLREEQEEEEMTCEPTGSWRVAGTRRDDGGPRSAGWREHAGPGEGRRRKFEFDFREHSEGGRRRAGSEGLEDERDGLPEWCTDEEDGEMGTFDSSGAFLSIKKGSSDPIPEEKELEFQGLEEEDECSLMRPRKDSGGDAVEEKEVPISCDGEAKSAVPPSPPSVSAPASSVLEPQPHPPELEPPQVSQPPSAPQPAKASKLPSEDGVTTGGGVQMSPGSSSSLPSSPPSSAATDLPPPGGDTEDDEGMKHLQQEAEKMVASLQDEESFSQTLQERCNTAAALPLSHEAAMKWFYKDPQGEIQGPFTPQEMSEWFQVGYFSMTLLVKRGCDEGFQPLGDVIKMWGRVPFAPGPSPPPLLGNMDQERLKKQQELAAAAALFQQLQQQQQLFQLINRCGDQGMMPSMSRSMSVPDTGSMWDMHTSASQQSGGEASLWDLTMNSSTQGPTLEQLQKLQQERRDAELRAKREEEERKRREEKRRQQEEQKRREEEELYRRKQQCRQQQELILKLLQQTQQQASQVGSGWSGGPAVPLTKPGKTLSVLELQQEAERQLLKQQRAQQQQRERHGGMALGNPGVSALGGQWSEGPGGLWASGGMEAKPSGSGLGLWDEAVKSQASLRNMGLKTSRSSPSLSEPYLLNRRKRTEEEDKLLKLLQGMKPQDGFTTWCEQMLHALNTSANNTSSSFDVATIVAYLKEVESPYDVLDFIRSYLGDTVEAKEFAKQFLERRAKQKANHQRQQQQLSKEVAGLTMNFPIQDSMRGVNPTLQSMFQAAHMGKGSVYDGQGSKMKKKQSMMLHSDPSILGYSFHSAGDRLSLSEMEMVEEY
- the gigyf1a gene encoding GRB10-interacting GYF protein 1 isoform X4; translation: MTAETLNFGPEWLRALSSGGSVASPPPSPAMPKYKLAEYRYGREEMLALYIKDNKVPEDMQDKEFSAILQDEPLEPLALVPLTEEEQRNFSMSVNSVAVLRLMGKGGGAIPAGATRGRGSTRGGRGRGRGDSGFYQRSIEDAEGGFGRSVREIHRSQSWDDRGERRFEKPPRRDGVRVAFDETGAGARKDHARADSENWRTLREEQEEEEMTCEPTGSWRVAGTRRDDGGPRSAGWREHAGPGEGRRRKFEFDFREHSEGGRRRAGSEGLEDERDGLPEWCTDEEDGEMGTFDSSGAFLSIKKGSSDPIPEEKELEFQGLEEEDECSLMRPRKDSGGDAVEEKEVPISCDGEAKSAVPPSPPSVSAPASSVLEPQPHPPELEPPQVSQPPSAPQPAKASKLPSEDGVTTGGGVQMSPGSSSSLPSSPPSSAATDLPPPGGDTEDDEGMKHLQQEAEKMVASLQDEESFSQTLQERCNTAAALPLSHEAAMKWFYKDPQGEIQGPFTPQEMSEWFQVGYFSMTLLVKRGCDEGFQPLGDVIKMWGRVPFAPGPSPPPLLGNMDQERLKKQQELAAAAALFQQLQQQQQLFQLINRCGDQGMMPSMSRSMSVPDTGSMWDMHTSASQQSGGEASLWDLTMNSSTQGPTLEQLQKLQQERRDAELRAKREEEERKRREEKRRQQEEQKRREEEELYRRKQCRQQQELILKLLQQTQQQASQVGSGWSGGPAVPLTKPGKTLSVLELQQEAERQLLKQQRAQQQQRERHGGMALGNPGVSALGGQWSEGPGGLWASGGMEAKPSGSGLGLWDEAVKSQASLRNMGLKTSRSSPSLSEPYLLNRRKRTEEEDKLLKLLQGMKPQDGFTTWCEQMLHALNTSANNTSSSFDVATIVAYLKEVESPYDVLDFIRSYLGDTVEAKEFAKQFLERRAKQKANHQRQQQQLSKEVAGLTMNFPIQDSMRGVNPTLQSMFQAAHMGKGSVYDGQGSKMKKKQSMMLHSDPSILGYSFHSAGDRLSLSEMEMVEEY